The genomic DNA AGTTCAACGCCCCCGTCACCGCGGTCAAGGCCACGTCGTCGGGTTATGCGATCGAGGTCGGCGGGGAAACCGTGACCACGGGGCGGGTCATCGCCTGCACCGGGCTCGCCTCAGACCGCGTCGCCCGGCTTCTCGGAATCGACCCGGGCATTCGCATCCTGCCGTTTCGCGGCGAATATTTCGTCCTGCCCGCGGCGCTCAACACCGTCGTGCACAGCATGATCTACCCCGTTCCCGACCCGAATCTTCCCTTTCTCGGCGTCCACCTCACTCCGATGATCGACGGGACAATCACCGTGGGCCCAAACGCGGTCCTGTCCCTCGCCCGCGAGAAATACGGGCGCTTCAGCATCGACCCCCGCGATGCGCTGAGCGCGCTGAGCTATAGCGGCCTGTGGCGCACGCTGGCGAAACACCCGATGGCGACCCTGCAGGAGCTCAAGGGATCGCTGTTCAAAAGCGCCTATCTCAATCAGGTACAGAAATACTGCCCGCAGATCAAACTGGGCGATCTCGGAGCCTACAGGTCAGCTAACCGGGCGCAAGCCGTCCGACCCGATGGAACGCTGGTGGACGATTTCCTGATCAAGTCGAACGGCGGGCTGACGACGGTTCTCAACGCCCCCTCCCCCGCCGCGACAAGCGCCATGCCGATCGCCCGATACATCGCCGATCAGCTCTGACGTCCAGAGATGGGGCAAGCGCAAGCACGCGCGGAACGGAATGCTGTCACGTGTCGACTTCTAGCGGCAGTAGAAACTGAGACAAGAAGGCGTCCAAGAAACGCGGGGCTATTCAGACCGCCGAAGCGATGATATCCACCCTGCCCGCTTTGATAGCGCCGCAGGTTCCTCTCGATCGTTTCGAGAGGTCCGAGGGGCGCTGTTGGATAAATCAGCTGGCGAGCGCAATGTCCCTTTCCCCGGGCACACTTATTCTGCGGCCACGGTCATCGGGATGCCGAGTGCTGAAGCGTTAGCGTCCGCGGACGTGGTGTAATTTCAGCGCCTTCATCGGTGTAATCCCGGGTGGCCATCGAGGTGTATCCGTCCTCCTGCGAACAGCGTGAGTTCATGCTTGGAGCGCAGGCCCCCTACGCCCGCGTACCACTCGCGGATGGCACGCTGGTGCCGACGCAAGAGGTGCCGGATGCAGCAGCAATCCCGCACCTCCTTGCGACATCCGACGTCCTTGGTACAGGCTATTACGCCGCCGAGGCTGCCGGCGTGAAGGAGGGCTCGACCGCCGTCGTGGTCGGCGACGGGGCTGTCGGGCTGATGGCGGTGCTGTCGGCCAGGCTCATGGGCGCCGAGCGCATCATCGCGATGAGCCGCCACCCAGATCGCCAGGCGCTCGCGCGCGATCTCGGCGCGACCGACATCGTCGCCGCGCGCGGCGAGGAAGGCATCGCCGCCGTCAAGGCACTGACGGGCGGCGTGGGCGCGGATGCCGTGCTGGAATGCGTCGGCAACCAAGGGGCGATGGATCAGGCGATGGGTTCCTGCCGCCCCGGCGGCTCGATCGGCTTCGTGGGCGTGCCCCACGAAGTGACCTTCACAGGTGAGGGTCTTTTCTTCGCTCAGAAGCGGCTGTTCGGCGGTCCGGCGCCAGTGCGTCGCTATCTGCCGGACCTCATCGACAAGGTCTTGAACGGAGAGATCCAGCCTGGCCGAGTCTTTGACCTCGAATTGCCGATCGCCGAGGTGGCCGAAGGCTACCGCGCGATGGACGAACGCCGCGCGATCAAGACGCTGCTGCGCGTCTGACCGCATGCTGGTAATCGCGGGCTCCGAGGCGCATTCGCGGTATTTCAGCGAGGATGCCTATAACGCTGCCGCCGAGCCGAAGGAACTGATGATCATCGAGGGCGCCGATCATGTCGACCTCTACGATCAGGTGGACATGATACCCTTCGACCGGCTGGCGGAGTTCTTTGACGAGCATCTCGCAGCCTGAGCTTGCTCGACGGCCCGCGCGCCAGCGCGGGCTTCTGCCAGTCAGAGCTCACTGAACGGAGGAACGTCGAATGTGGAGATCGGTATCAGGCGCTGCTGCCTTCGCCCTGGGATTGTCGGGAGGTGCTATGGCACAGGAACAAATTTGAGTTTCGTCAGACTGGGGCGAGGTGACTGCCAAGCTTGCCGATAACGATGCCGCCGCTGCCTTGCTGGAGATGCTGCCGTTGACCATCGACATGCGCGATCATCTCCGTCAGGAGAAGACAGGGTACCTGCCATCCGATTTGCCCGAACTATCGCGACAACGCGAGTTCAAGGTGCCGCATAGGGTTGAGTTGGATCACATCCTCCGGCAGCATTGGAACCCCACGCTATGGAAATCACCGGTCTTTTCTTCATCGGAACGGCCGGTATTCATCTATAAAAGCGGCGACCTGCAGAAGATCCTGTATAGACGGGTTCTGGAGCCTACATTTTTT from Paracoccus aerodenitrificans includes the following:
- the lhgO gene encoding L-2-hydroxyglutarate oxidase — its product is MKMTARLFDYVIIGAGIVGAALGAELTRRKPGVRILIAEKESRPAFHQTGRNSGVVHSGVYYTPGSLKARFCREGLEETRAYCAAHDIGYDPRGKLIVATNDLEASRLSGLQTRAAENGVQANLIDADQLRRQEPNIAGVGALHIPATAIVDYTGVTRALLAEVENAGGDIQFNAPVTAVKATSSGYAIEVGGETVTTGRVIACTGLASDRVARLLGIDPGIRILPFRGEYFVLPAALNTVVHSMIYPVPDPNLPFLGVHLTPMIDGTITVGPNAVLSLAREKYGRFSIDPRDALSALSYSGLWRTLAKHPMATLQELKGSLFKSAYLNQVQKYCPQIKLGDLGAYRSANRAQAVRPDGTLVDDFLIKSNGGLTTVLNAPSPAATSAMPIARYIADQL